A portion of the Sphingobacterium spiritivorum genome contains these proteins:
- a CDS encoding Glu/Leu/Phe/Val family dehydrogenase: MSHTSQENYSFFKGVSQNFDKAAKFTSFSSGILEQIKACNSILQVKFPVKIGDKIEVIEAYRVQHSHHKLPCKGGIRFSIEVNQDEVMALAALMTYKCAIVNVPFGGGKGGIKIDTRKYTEFELEKITRRYTSELVKKNFIGPGIDVPAPDYGTGAREMSWILDTYSSLNPNDINAQACVTGKPISQGGVRGRTEATGLGVYFGVREACSFAEDMEKLGLSTGIAGKRVIVQGLGNVGYHAAKFFQDGGALIVGLIEYEGAIYNAEGFDVDAVLAHRKATGSILNYEGAQNFKNGAEGLEQPCDILIPAALESVIHEGNADRIQAKIIGEAANGPLTPKADEILNRKGILIIPDMYLNAGGVTVSYFEWLKNLSHVRYGRLEKRFSENMYAELVNIIESLTSKKVSELERKIILRGPDEIDLIYSGLEDTMIGSYQEIREVYKNTAGVEDLRTAAFICAINKVGAAYEQLGIFP, translated from the coding sequence ATGTCCCACACATCACAAGAAAATTACAGCTTTTTCAAAGGTGTTAGTCAAAATTTTGATAAAGCAGCTAAATTCACTTCCTTTTCTTCCGGAATACTGGAACAAATCAAAGCTTGTAATTCTATTTTACAGGTCAAGTTTCCGGTTAAGATCGGAGATAAAATTGAAGTAATTGAAGCATATCGTGTTCAGCACTCTCATCACAAGTTGCCTTGTAAAGGTGGAATTCGCTTTAGCATTGAAGTGAATCAGGATGAAGTAATGGCTTTAGCAGCACTGATGACTTACAAATGTGCGATTGTCAATGTACCATTTGGAGGTGGAAAAGGCGGGATAAAGATTGACACCCGGAAATATACTGAATTTGAACTGGAAAAGATCACCCGCCGATATACATCAGAATTGGTGAAAAAGAATTTTATAGGTCCCGGAATAGATGTTCCGGCACCGGATTACGGTACGGGAGCCAGAGAGATGAGCTGGATACTGGATACCTACTCTTCGCTGAATCCTAATGATATCAATGCGCAGGCCTGTGTTACTGGAAAACCTATTTCGCAGGGAGGCGTGAGAGGACGTACAGAAGCAACCGGACTGGGAGTATATTTTGGTGTTCGTGAAGCATGTTCTTTTGCAGAGGATATGGAAAAACTTGGACTCAGCACCGGGATAGCTGGTAAACGGGTTATTGTGCAGGGATTAGGTAATGTGGGTTACCATGCTGCCAAATTTTTTCAGGATGGAGGAGCGCTTATTGTTGGTCTTATTGAATATGAAGGAGCGATATACAATGCGGAGGGTTTCGATGTGGACGCTGTACTTGCACATCGCAAAGCGACAGGTTCTATTCTGAATTATGAGGGAGCACAAAACTTTAAAAATGGAGCTGAAGGATTAGAACAGCCTTGTGATATCCTTATTCCGGCGGCCTTAGAATCTGTTATCCATGAAGGAAATGCGGATCGAATCCAGGCAAAAATAATCGGAGAAGCAGCCAACGGACCGCTAACACCTAAAGCAGATGAAATTCTGAATAGGAAAGGTATCCTGATTATTCCGGATATGTACCTGAATGCCGGAGGTGTAACAGTATCGTATTTTGAATGGCTGAAAAATCTGAGTCATGTGAGATATGGACGTCTTGAAAAACGATTCAGTGAAAATATGTATGCGGAGTTGGTAAATATAATAGAATCTCTGACAAGTAAGAAAGTTTCCGAACTGGAACGTAAGATCATCCTGCGTGGTCCGGACGAAATAGATCTGATCTACTCCGGTCTTGAAGATACCATGATCGGATCGTATCAGGAAATTCGTGAAGTATATAAAAATACAGCAGGCGTAGAGGATCTGCGTACTGCAGCCTTTATATGTGCGATTAATAAAGTCGGTGCAGCATACGAACAATTAGGAATCTTCCCATAA
- a CDS encoding MarR family winged helix-turn-helix transcriptional regulator — MHIFVAMEEELMLDHQVCFPIYALYREIVQQYRPMLDKLDLTYPQYLVLLVMWEHPLQTVNQIGQRLRLDSGTLTPLLKRMEQKGLITRRRSAQDERTVEISLTDTGKELSTNAKCIPGQMLDEMGITLEELLQLKTIANKILNRNH, encoded by the coding sequence ATGCATATCTTTGTTGCCATGGAAGAAGAATTAATGTTAGATCATCAGGTATGTTTTCCGATATATGCGTTATACCGGGAAATAGTACAGCAATACAGACCAATGCTGGACAAGCTGGATCTGACCTATCCGCAATATCTTGTATTGTTGGTGATGTGGGAGCATCCTTTACAAACCGTCAATCAGATCGGACAACGCCTCCGGTTGGATAGCGGTACGCTGACACCTTTACTGAAGCGCATGGAGCAAAAGGGACTTATAACCCGCCGGCGTAGTGCTCAGGACGAAAGAACGGTTGAAATATCGCTGACAGATACAGGTAAGGAGCTTTCTACAAATGCCAAATGTATTCCCGGCCAAATGCTGGATGAGATGGGCATTACTTTAGAAGAACTTTTACAATTAAAAACTATTGCCAATAAAATATTAAACAGAAATCACTAA
- a CDS encoding organic hydroperoxide resistance protein, giving the protein MKTLYTAVATATGGRNGHVKTDNEVLDLQVRIPKELGGANNDYTNPEQLFAAGYAACFDSALNLVIGKSKIKTGETSVTAHVGIGSIEGGGFGLEAELKVNIPGVELNDAEALVEQAHRICPYSNATRGNIEVRLTVSNS; this is encoded by the coding sequence ATGAAAACGTTGTATACAGCAGTAGCAACTGCAACAGGTGGCCGTAATGGCCATGTAAAGACTGATAACGAAGTACTGGATCTTCAGGTCAGAATACCCAAAGAACTCGGAGGTGCTAATAACGATTATACCAATCCTGAACAATTGTTTGCAGCAGGATATGCGGCTTGCTTTGACAGTGCATTAAATCTGGTGATTGGTAAATCTAAAATTAAAACGGGCGAGACAAGTGTCACGGCACATGTTGGAATAGGAAGCATAGAAGGTGGTGGTTTTGGATTAGAAGCCGAGTTAAAAGTAAATATTCCGGGAGTAGAGTTAAATGATGCAGAAGCTTTGGTCGAACAGGCACATCGTATTTGCCCGTATTCTAATGCTACAAGAGGAAATATAGAAGTCAGATTAACAGTAAGTAATTCATAA
- a CDS encoding NAD(P)H-dependent oxidoreductase: MSLLEDLSWRYATKKYDPSKKVSTENVHKIIEAARLAPTSSGLQQFRVLLITNQELKEKIVPVAMDQQIIADCSHLLVFAAWDQYTEERIDEIYNRTTDERELPRGRFSSYTDRLKSLYLTQSAEENFVHTARQAYIGFGLAIAQAAELKIDTTPVEGFNNQQLDELLGLTEKGLKSVTLLPIGYRDNEGDWLVSMKKVRNPQSEFVIEYN; the protein is encoded by the coding sequence ATGTCATTATTAGAAGATTTATCATGGCGTTATGCCACAAAGAAGTATGATCCTTCAAAAAAAGTTAGCACAGAAAATGTGCATAAAATTATTGAGGCCGCCCGTCTTGCTCCGACATCCTCAGGTCTGCAACAATTCAGGGTACTTCTTATCACAAATCAGGAATTAAAAGAAAAAATCGTTCCGGTAGCTATGGATCAGCAGATCATAGCAGACTGCTCGCATCTTCTGGTATTCGCTGCATGGGATCAGTATACAGAAGAACGCATTGATGAGATCTACAACCGAACTACAGATGAACGTGAATTACCGAGAGGTCGTTTTTCCTCGTATACAGATCGTTTGAAAAGCCTCTATCTTACACAATCAGCAGAGGAGAACTTTGTGCATACCGCACGACAGGCTTATATCGGATTTGGACTTGCTATAGCTCAGGCTGCTGAACTAAAAATAGATACTACTCCTGTAGAAGGATTCAACAATCAGCAATTGGATGAATTGCTGGGATTGACTGAAAAAGGATTGAAGAGTGTTACTTTGTTACCAATAGGTTACAGAGATAATGAGGGCGATTGGTTAGTCAGCATGAAAAAAGTAAGAAATCCACAATCCGAATTCGTAATCGAATACAATTAA
- a CDS encoding helix-turn-helix domain-containing protein, with product MEASIPILDQCSLSRTQENTITVEALSSYLSRNKNLVFPHRHSFYQLLLFTQGAGTHAIDFETFNVVPWQIYMMLPGQIHRWDFEGEMDGFIVNFQPDFFHTFLLRPEYLSQFSFFSGLIKDQVFDISPDLQDEVMRLFRELLATRDLDFAKITLLYLFKTLERSPVLQNKSESAAYNHTLLRNFMSLIESNYRTLRLPKDYAKLLFITPNHLNALVKESMGLSAGELIRNRVLLEAKRLLVIQDYSISEIAYGLNFNDNSYFTKFFKKNEGITPEEFRKKHI from the coding sequence ATGGAAGCAAGCATCCCTATATTAGACCAATGCTCTTTGTCGCGGACACAGGAGAATACGATCACTGTAGAGGCGTTGTCTTCTTATCTGTCCCGCAATAAAAATCTTGTATTTCCTCATCGGCATAGTTTTTACCAACTGTTGTTATTCACACAGGGCGCGGGAACACACGCGATTGATTTTGAAACATTTAATGTAGTTCCCTGGCAGATTTATATGATGCTGCCCGGTCAGATACATCGTTGGGATTTTGAAGGTGAAATGGATGGATTTATAGTGAATTTTCAACCAGATTTTTTCCATACTTTTTTGTTGCGTCCTGAATACCTGAGTCAGTTTTCGTTCTTTTCAGGCTTAATAAAAGATCAGGTATTCGATATCAGTCCGGATTTGCAGGATGAGGTTATGAGATTGTTCCGGGAGCTACTAGCTACACGAGATCTGGATTTTGCTAAAATTACCTTATTATATCTGTTCAAAACACTGGAAAGAAGTCCTGTACTTCAAAATAAATCCGAGAGTGCTGCCTATAATCATACCTTATTAAGGAATTTCATGAGCCTTATCGAGAGCAATTACAGAACACTCAGACTGCCTAAAGATTATGCTAAGCTCCTGTTTATAACTCCCAACCACCTGAATGCACTGGTGAAAGAATCTATGGGTTTATCAGCGGGAGAGCTTATACGAAACCGGGTATTACTGGAAGCAAAGCGCCTTTTGGTTATCCAGGATTATTCCATTAGTGAAATAGCCTATGGGTTGAATTTTAATGATAATTCATATTTCACAAAATTTTTTAAGAAAAACGAAGGGATTACTCCCGAAGAATTTAGAAAAAAACACATATAA
- a CDS encoding hydrogen peroxide-inducible genes activator: MTLVQLEYIIAVDTYRSFVAAAEKCFVTQPTLSMQIQKLEESLGAKIFDRSRQPVVPTEIGEKIIHQARIVLTESKKITEIVQHSRGELEGTLKVGIIPTVAPYLLPRVLSSFMQQFPKLQLQIWEYTTERIIHELKVGILDCGILSTPLHDNSIQEIPLFYETFVGYVSEKSNLFEKKMISPEDIAHEKLWLLNEGHCMRGQVLNICHFKHNQDTEGTFEYNTGSVETLKRMVDINSGMTILPEMSILDYDEEQLLRVRYFKSPEPVREISIVTTQNYVKRQAIQALEKEILKAVPDRFKNKKKKDIMEFGL; this comes from the coding sequence ATGACGCTCGTCCAATTGGAATACATTATAGCTGTTGATACTTACCGTAGTTTCGTTGCTGCCGCAGAAAAGTGTTTTGTTACACAGCCAACGTTAAGTATGCAAATCCAAAAACTGGAGGAATCGCTGGGCGCCAAAATATTTGACAGAAGCCGGCAACCTGTGGTGCCGACTGAAATAGGAGAGAAGATCATACATCAGGCGCGGATAGTGCTTACAGAAAGTAAAAAAATCACAGAGATCGTACAGCATAGCAGAGGGGAATTAGAGGGGACATTGAAAGTAGGTATTATTCCTACAGTAGCTCCTTACTTATTACCACGTGTATTGTCATCTTTTATGCAGCAATTTCCAAAACTGCAGCTGCAGATCTGGGAGTATACAACCGAACGGATTATTCATGAACTGAAAGTAGGAATTCTGGATTGTGGCATTTTATCAACCCCTCTTCATGACAACAGTATTCAGGAAATACCGCTTTTTTATGAAACATTTGTGGGGTATGTGTCCGAAAAAAGCAACCTTTTTGAAAAAAAAATGATCAGTCCGGAAGATATTGCGCATGAAAAATTATGGTTGCTTAATGAAGGACATTGTATGAGAGGGCAGGTGCTGAATATCTGTCATTTCAAGCATAATCAGGATACAGAAGGTACTTTTGAGTACAACACCGGAAGTGTAGAGACCTTAAAAAGAATGGTAGACATCAACTCAGGGATGACTATACTTCCTGAAATGAGCATCCTGGATTATGATGAGGAACAATTATTGCGTGTAAGATACTTCAAGTCACCGGAACCGGTGCGCGAGATCAGCATCGTGACAACTCAAAATTATGTCAAGCGCCAGGCTATACAGGCACTTGAAAAAGAAATTCTGAAAGCGGTGCCAGACAGGTTTAAGAATAAGAAGAAAAAGGATATCATGGAGTTTGGTCTCTAA
- a CDS encoding DUF983 domain-containing protein, which yields MKYTLSNELKSALDGKCPRCRKGDLFKAPLFSFRSKKMNETCPHCGLKFEKEPGYFYVAMYISYAFNVAELLTACFATYFLTNNLESPWLYLGVSISAAILMAPVNYRYSRVVLLYWLTPSFRYRPDIYDVQ from the coding sequence ATGAAATATACCCTGTCAAACGAATTGAAATCTGCCCTGGATGGCAAGTGCCCGCGATGCAGAAAGGGAGATCTTTTTAAAGCTCCTCTCTTCAGTTTCAGATCTAAGAAAATGAACGAAACCTGTCCACACTGTGGTCTCAAATTTGAAAAAGAGCCCGGTTACTTTTATGTAGCTATGTATATCAGCTATGCATTTAATGTAGCAGAGTTGCTAACCGCCTGTTTTGCCACTTACTTCCTGACAAACAACCTTGAGTCTCCCTGGTTATATCTTGGGGTATCTATATCTGCGGCCATACTAATGGCTCCGGTCAATTACAGATATTCCAGAGTTGTATTGCTTTATTGGCTTACACCTTCTTTCAGATACAGACCTGATATCTACGATGTCCAATAA
- a CDS encoding DUF1304 domain-containing protein gives MITIIAKIFVAIVALEHLYILWMEMFAWETAGRKAFKGALPDEMFRPTKGLAANQGLYNGFLAAGLIWSFFIEDLVWQKNITLFFLGCVIVAGIYGAVSASRKIFFVQALPAILALVFVLLS, from the coding sequence ATGATAACGATCATTGCAAAGATATTCGTCGCTATTGTAGCGCTGGAACATCTTTACATCCTCTGGATGGAAATGTTTGCCTGGGAAACAGCAGGCCGGAAAGCTTTTAAAGGAGCTTTACCAGATGAAATGTTTCGGCCAACAAAAGGTTTGGCTGCTAATCAGGGACTTTATAATGGTTTTCTTGCGGCCGGGCTGATTTGGTCATTCTTTATAGAAGATCTGGTTTGGCAAAAGAATATAACATTGTTCTTCCTGGGATGTGTGATTGTCGCAGGTATATACGGAGCGGTATCCGCATCCCGCAAGATCTTTTTTGTACAGGCATTGCCCGCAATTCTCGCTCTTGTATTTGTATTGTTATCTTAA
- a CDS encoding copper-transporting P-type ATPase produces the protein MKKEKSTDHRIQEDNQPKRAVSVTGKSSTYYCPMHCEGDKVYDAPGSCPVCGMFLVASKEPDIEVSQHNQDNCCSSKKPETSESQNNKDGKYYCPMHCEGDKVYDAPGSCPVCGMFLVSTEKTEQKKKETNSTGCCSSQVHEHKLLKPQNNKAGKYYCPMHCEGDKVYDEAGNCPVCGMNLEKIQDMRKSTQYTCPMHPEIVEDEPGSCPICGMDLVPITPDEENKTYVDLLRKFWIALGFTIPIFILAMGEMIPGDPIGKIIPAHINGWIQLALTVPVVFYATWMFFERAWISFKTWKLNMFSLIGLGATAAFIYSLVGLIFPQLFPAEFRGHHGNVGLYFESVCVILTLVLLGQVMEAKAHSKTNSAIKELIKLAPSEATLVENGSERKIAVESIVIGHVLRVKPGDKIPVDGEIVEGSATIDESMISGEPVPVDKQSGDKVSSGTINGNRTFLMKAERVGDETLLSQIINMVNDASRSKAPIQKLTDRVSAIFVPIVIVISILTFIAWAIWGPEPQMVFGFANLLAVLIVACPCALGLATPMSVMVGVGKGAKNGILIKNAEALEKLNKVNVLVTDKTGTLTEGKPTVNEVFGVGAFTTDQVLEMAAALNQNSTHPLAEATVKKAKEQDLKLDKVEDFENISGKGVSGTINGKHVLLGNEKLLIDQDIAITEEVRKQVETQQATGKTVSYLAIDNDVAGFITISDKIKATAKAAIQQLMAHGVDVVMITGDNGKTANAVADELGIKHFLSQALPEDKLQEIKKMQDKGQIVAMAGDGINDAPALAQADIGIAMGTGTDVAIESAQVTLLKGDLTGIVKAKILSEKLTRNIKENLTFAFLYNVLGIPVAAGILYPVFGLLLSPMIAAAAMSFSSVSVILNSLRLNAAKIDR, from the coding sequence ATGAAAAAAGAAAAATCAACGGATCACCGTATTCAGGAAGATAATCAGCCTAAAAGAGCTGTTTCAGTAACTGGCAAAAGCAGTACATATTATTGCCCTATGCACTGTGAAGGTGATAAAGTCTACGATGCACCGGGAAGCTGTCCGGTATGCGGTATGTTTTTAGTAGCGTCTAAAGAGCCTGATATAGAAGTAAGTCAGCATAATCAGGATAATTGTTGCAGCTCGAAGAAACCTGAAACATCAGAATCCCAAAACAATAAGGATGGAAAATACTACTGCCCTATGCACTGTGAAGGTGATAAAGTCTATGATGCACCGGGAAGCTGCCCGGTCTGCGGCATGTTTTTAGTATCCACTGAAAAAACGGAACAGAAAAAGAAAGAAACTAATTCAACAGGCTGTTGCAGTTCTCAGGTACATGAACACAAGCTTCTGAAACCTCAAAACAATAAAGCTGGCAAATATTATTGCCCCATGCATTGTGAAGGAGACAAAGTCTATGATGAGGCTGGAAATTGTCCTGTTTGCGGAATGAATCTGGAAAAGATACAGGATATGCGGAAAAGTACGCAATACACCTGTCCTATGCATCCTGAAATCGTGGAAGATGAGCCGGGAAGTTGCCCTATATGTGGTATGGATCTGGTACCGATAACTCCGGATGAAGAAAATAAAACTTACGTAGACCTGTTACGCAAGTTTTGGATAGCTTTAGGATTTACAATTCCCATCTTTATACTGGCCATGGGTGAAATGATTCCGGGTGATCCTATAGGTAAGATTATTCCTGCACATATTAACGGATGGATACAACTGGCACTGACTGTGCCAGTTGTATTTTATGCTACCTGGATGTTCTTTGAACGTGCATGGATATCCTTCAAAACATGGAAGCTGAATATGTTTAGCCTTATTGGTCTTGGAGCTACAGCGGCATTTATTTACAGCCTCGTCGGATTAATTTTTCCTCAGCTGTTTCCTGCGGAATTCAGGGGACATCACGGCAACGTAGGTTTGTATTTTGAATCTGTATGTGTGATCCTGACTTTAGTACTTCTGGGTCAGGTCATGGAGGCTAAAGCGCATTCGAAAACAAATTCAGCCATAAAAGAGTTGATCAAACTGGCTCCGTCTGAAGCCACTCTTGTGGAGAACGGATCGGAAAGAAAAATTGCAGTGGAATCCATTGTTATTGGTCATGTATTGCGTGTAAAACCAGGTGATAAGATTCCTGTAGACGGAGAGATTGTAGAAGGCAGTGCGACCATTGATGAATCTATGATATCAGGAGAGCCCGTTCCTGTGGATAAGCAGTCCGGGGATAAAGTTTCTTCCGGAACTATTAATGGCAACAGAACATTTTTGATGAAAGCTGAACGCGTGGGAGATGAAACGCTGTTGTCGCAGATTATTAACATGGTTAATGATGCCAGTCGCAGCAAGGCTCCTATTCAAAAACTGACAGACCGTGTTTCAGCTATTTTTGTACCGATTGTGATTGTCATATCCATATTAACCTTTATTGCATGGGCGATCTGGGGTCCTGAACCTCAAATGGTATTTGGATTTGCCAATTTACTGGCTGTCCTCATTGTTGCCTGTCCCTGTGCTTTGGGCTTGGCGACTCCAATGTCAGTCATGGTAGGTGTAGGCAAGGGTGCAAAAAACGGAATTTTAATTAAGAATGCTGAGGCACTGGAAAAACTAAATAAAGTAAATGTATTGGTGACGGATAAAACCGGAACACTTACAGAAGGTAAACCTACCGTCAATGAGGTGTTTGGAGTTGGTGCATTTACAACGGATCAGGTTCTGGAGATGGCAGCTGCTCTCAATCAGAACAGTACACATCCACTAGCTGAAGCTACGGTAAAAAAAGCAAAAGAACAAGATTTGAAATTGGATAAGGTGGAGGATTTTGAGAATATATCAGGTAAAGGTGTATCCGGGACTATCAATGGAAAACATGTGCTTCTGGGAAATGAAAAACTATTAATTGATCAGGACATAGCGATTACAGAAGAAGTACGTAAGCAAGTGGAAACACAGCAGGCAACGGGAAAAACGGTATCCTATCTGGCTATTGATAACGATGTGGCGGGATTTATTACCATTTCGGATAAAATAAAAGCTACTGCCAAAGCTGCCATTCAGCAATTGATGGCTCATGGAGTAGATGTAGTGATGATCACAGGAGATAATGGGAAAACGGCTAACGCAGTAGCGGATGAATTAGGTATTAAACATTTTCTCTCTCAGGCACTTCCGGAGGATAAGTTACAGGAGATAAAGAAGATGCAGGATAAAGGTCAAATTGTAGCGATGGCCGGGGACGGTATAAATGATGCGCCGGCACTTGCTCAGGCAGATATTGGAATAGCGATGGGTACCGGAACTGACGTGGCGATTGAAAGTGCACAGGTAACTTTGTTAAAGGGGGATCTGACCGGAATAGTTAAAGCCAAGATCCTGAGTGAGAAACTGACACGGAATATCAAGGAGAATCTGACTTTTGCATTTTTATATAACGTATTGGGTATACCTGTGGCAGCAGGAATTCTATATCCGGTATTCGGGCTATTGCTATCTCCTATGATTGCTGCTGCAGCTATGAGCTTCAGTTCCGTATCAGTTATTCTAAACTCCTTACGGTTGAATGCAGCGAAAATTGATCGTTAG
- a CDS encoding S46 family peptidase → MNIFNKKGFALALLFATSAIQFSAKVPDEGMFPLSELSKAGLKAAGLKISEKDIYNPGQVGLVDALVQISGCTGSFVSGKGLIVTNHHCAFSAVQLASTPEHDYLKNGFVANSHEQEIQAKGLTIRITDSYEDVSNQILGAVSNVVDPSQRIAIIKQKREELAAKAQKEDPTIKAEVSEMFIGKTYVLFRYKTIEDVRLVYIPRRDIGEFGGETDNWVWPRHTGDFSFVRAYVAPDGSSAKYSKNNVPYEPKKFLKVNPKGVEENDFVFILGYPGRTFRHRPAQYIAYQQQFLLPYTSELYDFQNKQMELAGKNDKATELALATRIKRNANVLKNYRGKLKGLRNIDLISSKKQEDEALATFINSKSELKTKYGTLMSDIADFYARTFEDAKKELWFNNIYSSTRLLQVARDINDFKAEMLKYKSAADQQKFFELNIAKVKQTIAGYYESYNMQVDETIAARMFADAYELKGSNTIQTVQNLKFANQEQAGKYAIQVIKESKLNKEAALTKDVLANSKSLLAYNDNLLNFQKAMDQELTTFGKEQQRRDGQLNKLMGDYVAVKEIYQSKNFIPDANSTLRLTFGNIKGYNPVDATYMKPFTTVKGILEKGNSDNPEFVYPEAIRTAWLSKNFGAYEKKDLKDVPVNILYNMDTTGGNSGSPIMNAYGELIGVNFDRSYDATINDFAWNESYSRSIGVDIRYVLWIADKIDNAQFIIKEMGI, encoded by the coding sequence ATGAACATTTTTAACAAAAAAGGATTTGCTCTGGCTCTCCTTTTTGCCACAAGTGCGATTCAATTTTCAGCTAAAGTTCCTGATGAGGGAATGTTTCCACTCAGCGAGCTAAGTAAAGCCGGACTAAAAGCAGCCGGACTAAAGATCAGTGAAAAAGATATTTATAACCCGGGGCAGGTAGGTCTTGTCGATGCGTTGGTACAAATCAGTGGATGTACAGGATCATTTGTTTCCGGTAAAGGATTGATTGTGACTAATCACCATTGTGCTTTCAGTGCTGTACAGCTTGCAAGTACTCCAGAACACGATTATCTTAAAAATGGCTTTGTGGCTAATTCTCATGAACAGGAAATTCAGGCCAAAGGCTTAACTATCCGCATTACAGATTCATATGAGGATGTTTCCAATCAAATACTTGGAGCTGTTTCCAACGTAGTTGATCCTAGCCAAAGAATTGCCATTATCAAACAGAAACGGGAAGAACTTGCGGCTAAGGCTCAGAAAGAAGACCCTACAATCAAAGCGGAAGTTTCTGAAATGTTTATCGGTAAGACCTATGTACTTTTCCGTTATAAAACGATAGAGGATGTCAGACTGGTCTACATCCCAAGAAGAGATATCGGTGAATTCGGCGGAGAAACAGACAACTGGGTATGGCCTCGTCATACAGGAGACTTTTCTTTTGTACGTGCTTATGTTGCTCCGGACGGATCTTCAGCCAAATATTCCAAAAATAATGTACCCTATGAGCCTAAAAAATTCTTAAAAGTAAATCCTAAAGGTGTTGAGGAAAATGATTTTGTCTTTATTCTGGGATATCCGGGCCGTACATTCAGACATCGTCCGGCACAATACATTGCCTACCAGCAGCAATTTTTACTACCTTACACTTCTGAGCTTTATGATTTTCAGAATAAACAGATGGAACTGGCTGGTAAAAATGATAAAGCAACGGAACTGGCTTTGGCTACCCGTATCAAACGAAATGCAAATGTACTGAAGAATTACAGAGGTAAATTAAAAGGTCTTCGCAATATTGATTTGATTTCTTCGAAAAAACAGGAAGATGAAGCGCTTGCGACATTTATCAACAGTAAATCTGAACTGAAAACCAAATACGGAACCTTGATGTCAGATATTGCAGACTTCTATGCACGTACATTTGAAGATGCAAAGAAAGAACTTTGGTTTAATAATATCTATTCCAGCACCAGACTGCTGCAGGTGGCACGTGATATTAATGATTTCAAAGCTGAAATGTTAAAATATAAAAGTGCTGCGGATCAGCAGAAGTTTTTTGAACTGAATATTGCTAAAGTAAAACAGACTATAGCCGGATATTACGAAAGCTATAATATGCAGGTCGATGAAACAATTGCGGCACGTATGTTTGCTGATGCTTACGAATTGAAAGGTTCAAATACTATCCAAACCGTTCAGAATCTGAAATTCGCTAACCAGGAACAGGCGGGCAAATATGCGATCCAAGTTATCAAAGAATCCAAGTTGAATAAGGAAGCTGCCTTAACTAAAGATGTATTGGCAAATTCAAAAAGTTTATTAGCATATAATGATAATCTGCTGAACTTCCAAAAAGCAATGGATCAGGAATTGACTACTTTCGGAAAAGAACAGCAACGTCGTGACGGACAGCTGAACAAGTTAATGGGTGATTACGTAGCTGTAAAAGAAATATATCAGTCCAAAAACTTTATTCCGGATGCAAATTCGACACTTAGGCTTACATTTGGAAATATCAAAGGATATAATCCTGTCGATGCTACTTATATGAAGCCGTTTACAACTGTTAAAGGTATATTGGAAAAAGGCAATTCCGACAACCCCGAGTTCGTCTATCCTGAAGCAATCCGTACAGCATGGTTATCAAAGAACTTCGGTGCTTATGAAAAGAAAGACCTTAAAGACGTACCTGTCAACATTCTTTACAATATGGATACTACCGGAGGGAACTCTGGTTCCCCTATTATGAATGCTTATGGCGAACTTATTGGTGTTAATTTTGATCGTTCATATGATGCGACTATCAATGATTTTGCATGGAATGAGAGTTACAGCCGTTCAATAGGTGTGGATATACGCTATGTATTGTGGATTGCTGATAAAATCGACAATGCACAGTTCATCATTAAGGAAATGGGAATTTAA